GCAAGCAGAATGTTTACTCACTCGTTGTTCAGTTTTCAAAGATCAAACTTGTTTTTGTTACCGATTGTCGTCCTCTTCAGCAACTTTTATATCTTATCACATCCGAACCAACTTTGCAAGCTCTTTTTTTAAGTTTCTTTCGAAGCTTATTTCATTTGCTTGCCGCACCGTGAAAACCGTGTTTTCTTGGCCGGACTTAGAATATACCATGTACAGATTTTGAATGCAAGTCTTTTTTTGAGTAATTATATAATCTTTCTGTTTTTCCTACACTTCCACATTTATCTCACGTAAAAAGCCTCTCTATAAAAGAAAGGCCCTCTCATCAAGTTACTTTAATATCTATTGTTATCCGATAACCTCTTGGATGTGAAGCTGCCGTTGCTGCATCAGGTTAATGATGGTTCCTTCTACTGAGACCATAGGCCGTGTAGGATGATCCCGATCAGAGAATACGATCTCTCCAATTTGGTTATTGCTGAGTTTTACTCGGATGCCATTATGGATCTGGGTCGACCGTTGAACAAATACTCTTACAATTGCAGGATCCAATTTCCCAAAGGCCTCACTTTGGATCTGTTCTAGGACTAGGTATGGTGATTGTGCCTTGCGGTAGATCTTCTCCAGCGTCATGGCGTGGAAAATATCAGCGATAGCTACAATCTTGGCATAAATATGAATCTGCGTCCCACTAAGCTGCAACGGGTAGCCTGATCCATCCACTTTTTCATGATGCTGCAAAGCTGCAAGTCTGGCTCCCTCATTAATGGCCTTTGCCTGTTTAAGGATCTGATAACCATATTTCGTATGCTGACGAATCTCTTCCTGCTCTGCAGCCGTCAACGTGGATGGTTTATGGAGAATCTGCGGATCTACCTTGTTGTTACCAATATCATGGAACAAGCCTGCAAAAGCAACTTGCATCCAATCCTTGGAGGGGAGATCAATCCATTGAGCCAGTTGATAGGATGTGATCGCACTCAGTACGGCATGATGATATACATAATCATGTTCTTGCATTACTCGTGGACTGAAGGTAAGCACATTATATTGTTTGAGATGTGCAAACACAGCCTCCAACTGTGTACGTAACTCATAGACCGGTAATTCAGCCGCCAGAGAGGACAGGAAAGCATTTTTGGTTAGTCCAACCATCTTCTCATACTCATCCTGCAAAGACGTTACTACAGGAGCTGTGGTGACGTTCACTGTCTTCCCAGCCCGTTCAACATTGTTGTCATTGGTAGAACTTCCTGCGGACACAGATGCACCTTTGGTTCCTGTACTACTCGACGCCATTCTTTCTTGTTCAATATCTACCTGTTGAATCATAAAGGCTCTGAGCACTTCCATATCCTTGGGTAAAATGACTTTTCCCTTCTGGAGCAGAACGTTGCCGCGAAGTGTTTGCACATCACTCCCAAGTTTGAGTCCTGGTTTGACTTCTGACAGGGTGATTAATCCCATGTGTATTCCCCTCACTCATCGTTCTTCTATGTTAATACAAACAAGACCATAGTCCCGGTTTTTCATGATATTTCCCATTATATTACTCAGGAATCAGGCTGTACATCCCAGATTCGGAAGAATAAAAGAGGAGATTCCTTTATACAAACAAAAAGGCTCCCCGTGGGAGCCCTCGCAATCTTCTTCCAATCTCCAAGAGATCAGTCTTTATAAAATTCTATTTTATGCTTCCGAACCGGAATCGTCGTCGCCCTCAACTTCATTAACCTCAGCGTCAGAAACGGTGCCTTCTTCCAAGCTTACTACCGGAGCTTGGGACTCCTCGCCTTCCAAGCCTTCAAGCGACTCATCGTCTGGTTCCTCTTCATTTTTGTCAATTCGGCTGACTGTGGCTACTGAATCCTCGTCACGAATATGAATCAGCTTCACACCCTGCGTGTATCGACCCATAGTGGATATGCCTTCCATGCTCATCCGGATCAACGTACCGCTGGACGTGATAATCATCAGATCCTCTTCGGTTTTAACCATTTTGAGGCTGACTACTGAGCCGTTCTTCTCTGTGACATTAATAGTCTTGATCCCTTTACCGCCACGAGTCTGCATCCGATAATCACTGACAGGTGTACGTTTACCGTAACCTTTGGCTGTAACGATCAGAACATCAAGCTCTTTATCAACTACATCCATGCCGATAACAGCATCCTGTGCATCCAATGTAATCCCCTTAACTCCGGTTGCACTACGTCCCATGGAACGTACGTTACCTTCGGAGAAGCGAATAGACATTCCGTGAGCTGTACCCATGATGATCTCTTGCTGTCCATCGGTCAGCTTAACATCGATCAGAACGTCATCATCACGTAAGGAAATACCGATCAAGCCGCCTTTGCGAATATTGGTATAATCCTCAAGTGGCGTCTTCTTCACAACCCCTTGGCGGGTAGCAAAGAACAAGTATCTGTCACTTTCGAATTCCTGAACCGGAATTACGGCATTGACCGATTCGCCCTGCTCAATCTGGATCAGGTTGATAATCGGCGTTCCCCGTGCGGTACGTCCAAGCTCTGGAATCTCGTAAGCTTTGAGACGATACACTTTACCTTTGTCAGTGAAGAACATGAGGTAATTGTGGGAGTTGGTCACGAACAGATGCTCAACAAAGTCGGTATCTTTCGTATCCATACCCACGACCCCACGTCCACCACGTTTCTGGCTGCGGTATGTGGATACCGGCAGACGTTTCACGTAGCCTGTATGGGTAATCGTAATGATAACCTCTTCACGTGGAATCAGGTCCTCATCCAGAATACTCTCTTCACCTACAGTGATCTCTGTACGACGATCATCGCTGAAACGGTCGCGGATCTCTTGCAGCTCTGTACTGATAATCTCAAGCACCAGATGCTCATTGGCCAGAATTTCGCGATACTCTCTGATTTTGACCATTAGTTCGTTATATTCATTTTCAATACGTTCGCGTTCCAGACCTGTGAGGCGTTGCAAACGCATATCGAGAATAGCTTGAGCCTGATCATGGCTGAGTGAGAAACGCTCAATCAAACCTTCTCTGGCTGCATCCGCATTACTGGATGAACGAATCAATGTAATGATTTCGTCGATATGATCCAGCGCAATACGCAAGCCCTCTAGAATGTGTGCACGAGCTTCAGCCTTTTTCAGTTCAAACTGCGTACGTCTGCGAATAACCTCAATCTGATGCTGCAGGTAGTGATACAACACTTCACGCAAGTTCAGAATTTTAGGTTCTTTATTAACAATCGCAAGCATGTTAATCCCGAAAGTGGATTGCATGGATGTATGTTTGTACAGGTTGTTCAGGACAACCCCCGGATTCACGTCTCTGCGAAGCTCAATTACAACTCGCATACCATTACGGTCAGACTCATCACGAAGGTCAGTAATACCATCAATCTTTTTATCACGTACCAACTCGGCGATTTTCTCAACGAGTCTCGCCTTGTTTACCTGATAAGGCAGCTCCGTAACGATAATTCGCGCCTTGTTGTTATTCTCTTCGATGTTGGTTTTGGCCCGCATCGTTACTGAACCACGTCCGGTCTGATACGCCTGGCGAATGCCTGAGCGGCCCAAAATGTAGCCGGACGTAGGGAAGTCTGGTCCTTGAATGTAATCCATGAGCTCCATGGATGTAATGTCCGGGTTTTGAATCATGGCCTGTACACCATCAATGACCTCGCCCAGATTATGAGGAGGAATATTGGTGGCCATACCAACCGCGATCCCGCCGACCCCATTGACAAGCAAGTTAGGAAAACGAGCAGGCAGAACGATTGGCTCATGTTCTTCACCGTCATAGTTCGGCTGGAAGTCAATCGTATCCTTGTTGATATCTCTGAGCATTTCCATAGCAATCTTGGACAAACGTGCTTCGGTGTAACGCATGGCTGCTGCCATATCACCATCGACCGATCCAAAGTTACCATGTCCATCTACATGCATATAACGCAGGGAGAAATCCTGTGCCATCCGTACCATCGTCTCGTAAACAGCAGAGTCACCGTGTGGGTGATACTTACCGATAACTTCGCCGACGATTCTGGCTGATTTTTTATGTGGTTTATCGGGTGTCATGCCGAGCTCTGACATCGCGTACAGAATACGCCGGTGAACCGGCTTCAATCCATCACGCACGTCAGGTAAGGCACGGCTAACGATGATGCTCATCGCATAATCCATAAACGATTCACGCATCTCGACGCCTATATCCCGATCTGTAATCTGAGAGTTCATTTCTTCCGCCATGCTGGACCTCCTTCTTGTCCTTCAACAAACGTTCCATTCCGTCATGCAAAAAAGTTGATTATATGTGAAAAGCCTAACAAGGCTAAAACCGCGCAAGAACGCTACTCTTTATTATATTACTTTCACAAAAGTTACACAATTAAACGTCCGCTGGGCAATAGCCTTTCTTCCGGGAACTTCCGCGTGTCTGGGGATACGCCCTGCCTTCCTCCCCAATTGCACATACAATGCTAGAAAAACGGCATATGTACTGTGCCTACCGAGGCTAAAGCCATTCCCGTCCTACGATCAAACTGCAAATTGTGCAGCTCATCGCACAAAACGCCATATTTCTCTATTATACCACTGAAATCGTCTCTTGTCCTTTGATTTCTCCGTGTCTGTCCCTCTTTAGAACTGAACAAAACATGAAAGGACTGATGAATCTTGGGTATCCAACGCGTCTCCAGCAAATGGGCCAAAACAGCTGTGTTACAACGCAGTCGCATTGTGAATGAATATATCCCAGTGACCCGAAAATATAGCCGTCAAACTCTGGAACGAATGACTGAGTTATTTGAGTCCAACTATATCAAACCGGACCGTGGTACTTACGGTAATGGCGTTATGCGAGTAAAAACAACCCGTTTATACGAACCTGTCGTTCATTCCGAAGATTCCACCACAGATGCGGAGGTTCCGGAAGAACCTACTGATCGGAACCTGCCTGATGAACCCGAAGCAAGTGCTGTTATCTCCAGAGATACCTATCTCACAACAACATATCAACTCCAATACGGTACAGAGGAGAGATCATTTCATTCCCTGGACGAACTCGAACGAGCACTGAATGATCGCATTCAGGAACGTGATTATATCATTCAACAGGGAATATCGCTGATGAAGCATGGAGATTTGCCTTTTGACTTGCGTGTGTTAACTCAGAAAAATCTGCAACACAACTGGGAAACAACAGGTATTCTGGGACGTGTTGCTGCCCAGGGCAAAATCATCACCAACATTCATGGCGGTGGGCGATTGGCCACGTTTGAAGAACTCGTACTCCCCCATCTTCACCAGGATGGCTTCAAAAAACTTCGCACTGAGCTGTACCGCTTAGGTATTCATACCGCTGTGCAATTGCAAACATCATTTCCAAGACTCAAAGAGATTGGTATTGATATTGCGCTAGACGAAGAAGGGCGTCCCTGGATTCTTGAAGTCAACACACTGCCAGGCATTTATGCCTTTGGCTTATTACCGGACAAGGAGGCGTACCGGAAGATCAAGCGTTATGCGATTGCGTACGGTCGTTTGCCCTCCAAAAAGGCTAAGAGCTCCCGTCCATCCCCTAAAGCACAGGCTTCGTCTGCCAAAAAACGTGTACGCAGATAACAAAGGAATACGGAAGTCTAAGTATACGCCTTACCTGTTCCATACTTTCCCTAATATAAAAAAGGCGCCCTCTCAGGCGCCTCTTCGAATATGTTAAATGTCGAGGTTTTTCACGTATTTTGCATTTTCCTGGATAAAGTCACGACGCGGTTCAACATTATCCCCCATCAGGGTGTCAAACATGGTATCAGCAAGTATGGCATCATTGATCGATACTTGCATCATGGTCCGGCTCTCCGGATCCATCGTCGTTTCCCACAATTGTCCGGCATTCATCTCGCCAAGACCTTTGTAACGCTGAACGTTGAATTTCGCATTTTCGCCGAGCGTTGCAATAATTTCATCGCGCTCTTTCTCGGAACCAGCATAACGAATCACTTTGTTACGCTCAATCTTGAACAATGGCGGTTGTGCAATATATACATAACCTGCCTCAATGATTTTGCGCATGTACCGATACAGGAATGTCAGCAATAGTGTTCGGATATGAGCACCATCAACGTCGGCATCGGTCATCAAAATGATTTTGTGATAGCGTGCTTTGGCAATATCGAAGTCATCACCAATACCCGTACCCATTGCCGTAATAATTGCTCTAATCTCCGCATTACCCAAGATCCGGTCGAGACGAGCTTTTTCCACGTTCAAAATCTTACCACGCAGTGGCAAAATCGCTTGGAAATGACGATCCCGACCTTGCTTTGCTGATCCGCCTGCAGAGTCACCTTCGACGATGTACAATTCGCTGATTGAAGCATCCTTGGATGAACAGTCTGCCAGTTTACCTGGAAGTGAGCTTACTTCGAGTGCACCTTTACGACGTGTCAGTTCACGGGCTTTACGGGCAGCTTCACGCGCACGTGCTGCTTGCAGCCCTTTTTCCAAAATGCGACGGGATACGGAAGGATTCTCTTCCAGGAACTCCTGAAGTTTCTCGGCAAACAAGGATTCTACAATCCCACGCACTTCGCTGTTGCCCAGCTTGGTCTTTGTCTGTCCTTCAAATTGCGGTTCCGGAATCTTGACTGAAATAATAGCTGTCAAGCCTTCACGCACGTCATCCCCGGAAAGGTTCCCCGTGCTGTCCTTGATTACTCCCGCCTTACGGGCGTAGTCATTGATAATCCGCGTAAGGGCACTCTTGAAACCTGATTCATGCGTTCCGCCCTCATGCGTGTTGATATTGTTCGCGAAGGAATAGATATTCTCGGTGTAGTTGTCATTGTATTGCAAGGCAACTTCCACCTGGATGTTATCTCTGGAACCTTCAACGTAAATTGGATTTTCATGCAGTACTTCGCGCTTCTGATTGAGGAAGGAGACGTATTCGATAATGCCGCCTTCGTACAGGAATGAATTGGTTGCACCTGTACGCTCATCTGTCAGTGTAAGACCAATACCCTTGTTCAGGAACGCCAGCTCACGAATACGGGCCAGCAAGATGTCATATTCATAAACTCTTGTTTCCGTGAAAATTTCAGGGTCCGGATGGAATCTAACCGTTGTTCCTGTTTCGTCGGTTGTACCGATCACTTTCAGGTCGTACTGTGGAGCTCCACGGCGATATTCCTGTTGATAGATATGTCCCTCACGTTTAACCGTTACAACCACTTTTTCAGAGAGTGCATTCACAACGGACACACCAACACCATGCAAACCACCGGATACTTTATATCCGCCGCCGCCAAATTTCCCCCCTGCATGGAGGACAGTCATAACTACCTCAAGTGCAGGACGTTTCATTTTGGTATGTTCGCCGACAGGAATACCCCGTCCGTTATCGACTACAGTCACACTATTGTCTTCATGGATACTGACCTCAATGTGGTCGCAGTAACCTGCAAGCGCTTCGTCAATACTGTTGTCCACTACTTCCCAGACCAGATGATGCAGGCCCTTGGAACTGGTGGAACCGATATACATGCCCGGACGCTTCCGTACGGCTTCCAATCCTTCAAGGACCTGAATTTCATTCGCATCATATGACGGTTGATTCATAGACATGCCTTTCACCTACTTCTATAGATTCAATATCGTAAATATGCGTTAACTAATAATGTTTGCTGAAATAGGCAACGTCCTTCATTTCAGCAGCTATTCAAATTTAAAGACAAGCAGCAAAAGAGACATCTTTTATGCCACACAACGCTAGAGATCCGGAAAAATGTGAGCCCGCTTTTTCAGCGTAGCTGAGGAAATAGGCGAGTAGTACACAATGTTTTTGGTCACCACAATGGACTTGGCTTCCTCTTCGCCGATGTGTTCCACTGTTTTTTCCTGCTCGGCATGCGTGACATACTGCTTGGAGATCTTTGAGGATTTTTCAATCGATATATCAAAAATAGCGACCAATTCGGAAGAACGGATGATCTTCTCACCGCCCAGATGAATGTACATAAGCCCCTCACTCCTTAGCGTTCAACCTGTCCGGCATGAACGTGATAAATACTGGCATCTTTGAGCTTGTCAACGTTCAGGCTCTCGATCCCCGTAGCCGTAATAAAGGTTTGCACCTTGCTCTGGAACGTTTCGATCAGCTGCGTCTGGCGAAAAGGGTCCAGCTCGGACAGAACATCATCCAGCAACAGAACTGGATATTCTCCGATTTCTTCATGAATCAGTTCAATTTCCGCAAGTTTAAGGGACAACGCCGTTGTGCGCTGCTGCCCCTGCGAGCCATATGTTTGTACTTCCCGATCGTTAATGAAAAAGGACAGGTCATCCCGATGCGGCCCACTAAGGGTTGTGCCTCGGCGAATCTCCTGCTCTTTCATTTGTGATAATTTTATCATAAATTGGTCCATTAAGACAGCTTCATCTTCCTCAGCGGCTTCGCTGAAGGAAGGAAGGTAGGCCAGCCGCAAGACTTCTCCGCCTCCGGTGATCCCCTGATGAATCGTTTCTGCCCACTTTTGCAGTTTCTTTATGAATTGTTTCCTTTTTTTGACGATTTTAACACCATGCTCGACCAGTTGTTCGTTCCACACCTCAAGCATGGTCTGGGCCGATGCCCCTTTTCCCCATAACTGCTTAAGCAAATTATTTCGTTGGACGAGCACTTTTTGATATTGCTGCAGGTGATACAGGTAGCCAGGTGCAACCTGTCCAATCTCCATGTCAAGAAACCGGCGGCGGACCCCCGGTGTGCCTTTTACAATCTCCAGATCCTCCGGTGCAAACATCACAACATTGAGCGCTCCGACAAAATCACTTAACTTGCGCTGCTCCAAGCCGTTAATCTTTGCTTTTTTGCCTTGTTGCGACAAAGATAGTTCAAGCTTGACCGATCCGTACTTTTTGTCGACCTCTGCTGCAAGTCTGGCACGTTCCTCACCGAAACGAATCAGCTCCTTGTCACGAGATGTACGGTGGCTCTTGGTGAGTGCAAGTACAAAAATCGCCTCTGCAAGATTGGTCTTGCCTTGGGCATTTTGCCCGATCAACAAGTTTACGGGACCAAAAGAATCCAGTCTCAGATGTTCATAATTGCGGAAATTCTGCAGATCAATGCTGTTCACAAACACGCGGTAACCTCCCTTTTATCCCGTCCGTCAGGAGGCAGCAGGATCGAACTGGTCTTCTTATTCTGCAGCAACTTCGAATGTGCCTTCTCCGTCCACTTCAACGATATCCCCAGGGTATAACTTACGTCCCCGGCGTTCCTCAGGCTCTTTATTCACACGTACAAGTCCTTCCTGAAGCAGAGCTTTGGCCATACCTCCGGTTGGGATGCAATCAGCCAGTTTCAAAAATTGATCAAGCTTAATATATTCCGTACGAATCGTAACTTGTTTCACTGTGATCTTCCTTTCGTTAGTTGGTCGTCCGATATGGCAATATCACGTAAAGGCTGTGACTGTCATCCAGCGGTTTCAAGATAATTGGACTCATGACTCCAGTAAAAGCGATCATCAGCTGCTCACTTTCAACAACTTTCAGCACATCCAGCATGTATTTGGAGTTGAACGAGATTTTTAACGGATCTCCTGTAAACTCGGCAGGTTCGATTTCTTCTCTTACTTTACCTAGCTCGGAAGAGCTTGAAGAAATTTCAACGGATCCCGAATCCATCGTTTGCATACGCACGATGTTTGTTTTCTCTTCACGCGACAGCAAATAAGCCCGATCAATGGATTCACTTAATTTTTTTGTATCTAAAACAAGTTCTGTTTTGTATGACGTTGGAATAATTCTAGAAGTATCCGGATATGTTCCGTCCAAAATACGAGAGTAAAACAATACACGGTCGATTTTGAACAGGACCTGGTTATCTGCAACAACGATATCCACAAGGGTATTTTGATCCGGAACAATTTTGCTGAGCTCGTTCAGCGTTTTACCCGAAATGACCACGTTGTTGAAGCGGATACCCTCTGCATTATCCAGCATTGCTGATCGAGTAGCAAGACGGTGACGGTCTGTTGCCACAAATTTCAATTCGTTGTCACCCAAACTCCAGAGTACACCTGTCAGGATTGGAGTTGTCTCATGTGTGGAAATGGAGAAAACGGTTTGTTTGATCATATTTTTCAGCAAATCTCCTGGAATGGAGACCGTTTGGTTTTCTTCGATGCTTGGCAGTACCGGGAATTCTTCCGGATCAAGACCTACCAGTTGAATCTCGGTAGCACCTGCGGAGATAAAGGTGTTGAAGTTCTCTTTGACTTCCATGTGCACTTCCTGTGATGGCAGCTTCTTGATGATCTCCACAAAAAACTTGGCTGGTAAAACTACACTGCCGGGTTGATCTACCTGAACTACGCTTTTATCTCCATCTTCAAGCGGGATGAAGGATTGAATGGATATATCGGTGTCACTTGCTGTCAACGTTACACCTTGATGATTCACGTCGAATTTGATACCGCTCAGGATCGGAATCGTTGTACGGCTCGAAATCGCTTTGGATACTTGCTGTATGGAATCGTTTAAGTAGTTTTTCATTATGCTGATTTTCATGGTTTCACTCCTAGCTGATTTTTTGGGTGTTGGGGTGTTAAAAGGTGTTTTTCAAAGGCCGAAGGCTAAGCTCCGAAATGGCTATTTTGGAGATGATATCTTTAAGATCTTTTTAGTAATAATAGTAATAGGGGCACTGAATATGTGGATAAGTGGGTATAAACCCGTACACCCAAGCCTATCCACATGTGTATACGTTGTGCATAGGCTTGGGACTTGTTCAGGTTGGATTCTTAATTTTTTCGGTTAAGTTGTTGATAACTTTATAGAGATCCTGATCGTTTTTAATCGCTTGGGAGATTTTTTCGTGAGCATGTATGACAGTGGTGTGATCTCGTCCTCCGAATGCTTCCCCAATTTTGGGCAGAGAAAAGTCTGTCAGTTCACGAGAGAGATACATGGCAATCTGTCTTGGAAAAGCAACTGCCTTGGTCCGTTTCCGTGCTTTGAAATCTTCAAGCTTAAGGCTATAATACTCGCCGACCTTTTGTTGGATGTCATGAATAGTGATCATTTTGGGACGACTGGAAGGAATAATATCCT
The nucleotide sequence above comes from Paenibacillus sp. W2I17. Encoded proteins:
- a CDS encoding HD-GYP domain-containing protein, with the protein product MGLITLSEVKPGLKLGSDVQTLRGNVLLQKGKVILPKDMEVLRAFMIQQVDIEQERMASSSTGTKGASVSAGSSTNDNNVERAGKTVNVTTAPVVTSLQDEYEKMVGLTKNAFLSSLAAELPVYELRTQLEAVFAHLKQYNVLTFSPRVMQEHDYVYHHAVLSAITSYQLAQWIDLPSKDWMQVAFAGLFHDIGNNKVDPQILHKPSTLTAAEQEEIRQHTKYGYQILKQAKAINEGARLAALQHHEKVDGSGYPLQLSGTQIHIYAKIVAIADIFHAMTLEKIYRKAQSPYLVLEQIQSEAFGKLDPAIVRVFVQRSTQIHNGIRVKLSNNQIGEIVFSDRDHPTRPMVSVEGTIINLMQQRQLHIQEVIG
- the gyrA gene encoding DNA gyrase subunit A, with product MAEEMNSQITDRDIGVEMRESFMDYAMSIIVSRALPDVRDGLKPVHRRILYAMSELGMTPDKPHKKSARIVGEVIGKYHPHGDSAVYETMVRMAQDFSLRYMHVDGHGNFGSVDGDMAAAMRYTEARLSKIAMEMLRDINKDTIDFQPNYDGEEHEPIVLPARFPNLLVNGVGGIAVGMATNIPPHNLGEVIDGVQAMIQNPDITSMELMDYIQGPDFPTSGYILGRSGIRQAYQTGRGSVTMRAKTNIEENNNKARIIVTELPYQVNKARLVEKIAELVRDKKIDGITDLRDESDRNGMRVVIELRRDVNPGVVLNNLYKHTSMQSTFGINMLAIVNKEPKILNLREVLYHYLQHQIEVIRRRTQFELKKAEARAHILEGLRIALDHIDEIITLIRSSSNADAAREGLIERFSLSHDQAQAILDMRLQRLTGLERERIENEYNELMVKIREYREILANEHLVLEIISTELQEIRDRFSDDRRTEITVGEESILDEDLIPREEVIITITHTGYVKRLPVSTYRSQKRGGRGVVGMDTKDTDFVEHLFVTNSHNYLMFFTDKGKVYRLKAYEIPELGRTARGTPIINLIQIEQGESVNAVIPVQEFESDRYLFFATRQGVVKKTPLEDYTNIRKGGLIGISLRDDDVLIDVKLTDGQQEIIMGTAHGMSIRFSEGNVRSMGRSATGVKGITLDAQDAVIGMDVVDKELDVLIVTAKGYGKRTPVSDYRMQTRGGKGIKTINVTEKNGSVVSLKMVKTEEDLMIITSSGTLIRMSMEGISTMGRYTQGVKLIHIRDEDSVATVSRIDKNEEEPDDESLEGLEGEESQAPVVSLEEGTVSDAEVNEVEGDDDSGSEA
- a CDS encoding YheC/YheD family protein gives rise to the protein MGIQRVSSKWAKTAVLQRSRIVNEYIPVTRKYSRQTLERMTELFESNYIKPDRGTYGNGVMRVKTTRLYEPVVHSEDSTTDAEVPEEPTDRNLPDEPEASAVISRDTYLTTTYQLQYGTEERSFHSLDELERALNDRIQERDYIIQQGISLMKHGDLPFDLRVLTQKNLQHNWETTGILGRVAAQGKIITNIHGGGRLATFEELVLPHLHQDGFKKLRTELYRLGIHTAVQLQTSFPRLKEIGIDIALDEEGRPWILEVNTLPGIYAFGLLPDKEAYRKIKRYAIAYGRLPSKKAKSSRPSPKAQASSAKKRVRR
- the gyrB gene encoding DNA topoisomerase (ATP-hydrolyzing) subunit B yields the protein MSMNQPSYDANEIQVLEGLEAVRKRPGMYIGSTSSKGLHHLVWEVVDNSIDEALAGYCDHIEVSIHEDNSVTVVDNGRGIPVGEHTKMKRPALEVVMTVLHAGGKFGGGGYKVSGGLHGVGVSVVNALSEKVVVTVKREGHIYQQEYRRGAPQYDLKVIGTTDETGTTVRFHPDPEIFTETRVYEYDILLARIRELAFLNKGIGLTLTDERTGATNSFLYEGGIIEYVSFLNQKREVLHENPIYVEGSRDNIQVEVALQYNDNYTENIYSFANNINTHEGGTHESGFKSALTRIINDYARKAGVIKDSTGNLSGDDVREGLTAIISVKIPEPQFEGQTKTKLGNSEVRGIVESLFAEKLQEFLEENPSVSRRILEKGLQAARAREAARKARELTRRKGALEVSSLPGKLADCSSKDASISELYIVEGDSAGGSAKQGRDRHFQAILPLRGKILNVEKARLDRILGNAEIRAIITAMGTGIGDDFDIAKARYHKIILMTDADVDGAHIRTLLLTFLYRYMRKIIEAGYVYIAQPPLFKIERNKVIRYAGSEKERDEIIATLGENAKFNVQRYKGLGEMNAGQLWETTMDPESRTMMQVSINDAILADTMFDTLMGDNVEPRRDFIQENAKYVKNLDI
- the remB gene encoding extracellular matrix regulator RemB, producing MYIHLGGEKIIRSSELVAIFDISIEKSSKISKQYVTHAEQEKTVEHIGEEEAKSIVVTKNIVYYSPISSATLKKRAHIFPDL
- the recF gene encoding DNA replication/repair protein RecF — translated: MFVNSIDLQNFRNYEHLRLDSFGPVNLLIGQNAQGKTNLAEAIFVLALTKSHRTSRDKELIRFGEERARLAAEVDKKYGSVKLELSLSQQGKKAKINGLEQRKLSDFVGALNVVMFAPEDLEIVKGTPGVRRRFLDMEIGQVAPGYLYHLQQYQKVLVQRNNLLKQLWGKGASAQTMLEVWNEQLVEHGVKIVKKRKQFIKKLQKWAETIHQGITGGGEVLRLAYLPSFSEAAEEDEAVLMDQFMIKLSQMKEQEIRRGTTLSGPHRDDLSFFINDREVQTYGSQGQQRTTALSLKLAEIELIHEEIGEYPVLLLDDVLSELDPFRQTQLIETFQSKVQTFITATGIESLNVDKLKDASIYHVHAGQVER
- the yaaA gene encoding S4 domain-containing protein YaaA, with the translated sequence MKQVTIRTEYIKLDQFLKLADCIPTGGMAKALLQEGLVRVNKEPEERRGRKLYPGDIVEVDGEGTFEVAAE
- the dnaN gene encoding DNA polymerase III subunit beta, producing the protein MKISIMKNYLNDSIQQVSKAISSRTTIPILSGIKFDVNHQGVTLTASDTDISIQSFIPLEDGDKSVVQVDQPGSVVLPAKFFVEIIKKLPSQEVHMEVKENFNTFISAGATEIQLVGLDPEEFPVLPSIEENQTVSIPGDLLKNMIKQTVFSISTHETTPILTGVLWSLGDNELKFVATDRHRLATRSAMLDNAEGIRFNNVVISGKTLNELSKIVPDQNTLVDIVVADNQVLFKIDRVLFYSRILDGTYPDTSRIIPTSYKTELVLDTKKLSESIDRAYLLSREEKTNIVRMQTMDSGSVEISSSSSELGKVREEIEPAEFTGDPLKISFNSKYMLDVLKVVESEQLMIAFTGVMSPIILKPLDDSHSLYVILPYRTTN